CCGGTGGACAAGCTGCTGCAGACCCCCGACCCCACCCTGGTGGCGCGCCGCCTGCAGCATCACTACCTGGGCCTGCCGCTGGACACCTCGGTCAACGCCTACCTGGTGCACACCGGCGAGAAGCTGGTCTTGATCGACACCGGCTACAACAACACCAATGCCAGCATTGGCCTGATGCTCACCCATCTGCGCGCCAGCGGCTATCAGCCGGAGCAGGTCGACGAGGTCTACATCACCCACTTCCACGGCGACCACATCAATGGCCTGACCGACAAGGACGGCAAGGCCGTGTTCCCCAATGCCATCGTGCGCGCCGACCAGCGCGAGAGCGGCTTCTGGCTGGGCGACGAGGCCGCCGCACCCGAGGGCGCGCGCGGTGGCATGGCCAACGCCAAGCGCGTGATGAAGCCCTATCTGGAGGCCGGCCGTTTCAAGCCCTTTGACGGCGCCACCGAGCTGGTCAAGGGCCTGCGCGCCGTGCCCACCTACGGCCACACCCCGGGCCACACCATCTATGTGGCCGAAAGCGGCGCCGACAAGATGGTGTTCTGGGGCGATCTGATGCACGTGGCGGCCGTGCAATTCGCCCACCCCGAAGTCACCATCCAGTTCGACAGCGACCCCAAGACCGCCTACCCGCAGCGCGACGCCCAGTACAAGGACGCCGCCAAGGGCGGCTACTACGTGGGGGTCACCCACATCAGCTTCCCCGGCATCGGCAAGCTGCGCGCCGATGGCAAGGCCTACGAGTGGTTGCCAGTGAACTACAGCCGCCCCTGAATCAGGGCTGCAGCCGCCCATCCACCAGGGTGATCGCGCGGTCGGCGGCGGCGGCGAAGCTGCTGTCGTGCGTGACGGTGATCACCGTGGTCTGGTTCTGGCTGCAGAGCTCGCGCAGGATGCTGCGCACGTTTTGACTGGACGCACTGTCCAGATTGCCCGTGGGCTCATCGGCCAGGATGAGCAAGGGCTCGTTGGCCAGCGCGCGCGCCAAGGCCACGCGCTGGCGTTGTCCGCCAGAAATCTTGTGCGGCTGCTTGTGCTCGTGCCCCTTGAGCCCGAGCTGATCCAGCAGCGCCAGCGCGCGCGCCTGGATTGCCGCCTCGCTCAGGCGCGCCAGCCGGCGCATCGGCAGGGCCACGTTGTCCAACAGGCTGAACTCCGGCAACAGGAAGTGAAACTGGAACACGAAACCCAGTTTGGCCAGACGGGTGTCGGCGAGTTGGTCTTCGCTGAAGCCCGCCGTATCCACGCCGTCCAGCACCAAGCGCCCTGAGGTCGGCCGATCGAGCAGACCCAGCAGGTAGAGCAACGAGCTCTTGCCTGAGCCCGAGGGGCCGACGATGGAGACGAACTCACCGCGCGCGATCTGCAAGTCAATGTCGGCCACCAAGGTGACGGGCACTTCACCGGGGAGGGT
Above is a window of Inhella inkyongensis DNA encoding:
- a CDS encoding MBL fold metallo-hydrolase — its product is MKRLALAALLATSFLAQAAPPQAGGQAPGWFRMKLGSFEVTALNDGIFKLPVDKLLQTPDPTLVARRLQHHYLGLPLDTSVNAYLVHTGEKLVLIDTGYNNTNASIGLMLTHLRASGYQPEQVDEVYITHFHGDHINGLTDKDGKAVFPNAIVRADQRESGFWLGDEAAAPEGARGGMANAKRVMKPYLEAGRFKPFDGATELVKGLRAVPTYGHTPGHTIYVAESGADKMVFWGDLMHVAAVQFAHPEVTIQFDSDPKTAYPQRDAQYKDAAKGGYYVGVTHISFPGIGKLRADGKAYEWLPVNYSRP
- a CDS encoding ABC transporter ATP-binding protein: MSSANGARGLGRPGAALLLEAEGLTRTLPGEVPVTLVADIDLQIARGEFVSIVGPSGSGKSSLLYLLGLLDRPTSGRLVLDGVDTAGFSEDQLADTRLAKLGFVFQFHFLLPEFSLLDNVALPMRRLARLSEAAIQARALALLDQLGLKGHEHKQPHKISGGQRQRVALARALANEPLLILADEPTGNLDSASSQNVRSILRELCSQNQTTVITVTHDSSFAAAADRAITLVDGRLQP